Part of the Megalopta genalis isolate 19385.01 unplaced genomic scaffold, iyMegGena1_principal scaffold0043, whole genome shotgun sequence genome is shown below.
CCagaatatatatgttattttgGAAGGTTGGTAATGCAAACTTGAGAGCTTAAAGCTTGCTTTCACAATGTTCAAATTATTGAAGGAATGTCATATTAGCTGAAACTGCTAGCCAAAACAGAGCGTTTAAATTTCGCCACAGGTGACGCTACTGTTTGGCAAACAGTTTGGGCATTTTGCCActgactaattggcgctgtacagtAACTGAATAAAGTTTCTTGATTCTGCCACTAGCACCGCCACTATCGtagaaaaagaaacagaaaataagaatttaaagattctattataaattactaAATTACTATTAGAAGTAGTATGGACATTTGTACTAATTGCGTAAAAATTGTATTAATCAGAAATACGTTAATTCACGCACAGGAAAGTACCTGTCGGACTCACTGCAGACCGCCACCATCGAGCCCTAGGACATCAGTTGTCTTTAGTTGTTAGACTAGATTCCCGTTTGTCTTCCGTGGAAATCGCTGAGAGTGTGATTCAGTGTAATTTATGACATGGTCACGTGATTATAGTTCGTTGATTTAAAATAATTCAAATTCGTAAACAGATTCCTGAATTACAGGCATGACATTATGTAGCGTTCTACCGTTGTGCATAAAATAAAACTAATGATCCAATAAGAAAGTTCATGAAATATACAAGTTTATTTTATGCAGTAACGGTTATAGATTGAAAGGACGAAAAGATAAAAGACGTTACAACATTCTCGATAGTGAACACGTAAGTATTCCAAACAATTTACAACAGTTTTTCTTAATCAAGAGCATTGTTTTCTtagttatttgaaaaataaatatatttatcgtgaaaagaaacgaaaatataatattttcaatcAACATTTGAATTTTCGTTTATAGCTACTCTATTTGCCATAATTATTTCCGTaagtttttataattacattaaAATTGAAGTGGACAACACCGATTAAGAATGAAAACAAGCATGACGGCATAGCAATGAAGAGCCCTATAATGTACAAGACACCTGTGAAACGGCATGATTCAATTTCAACGCACGCAACATGTCAAAACAATATAAGTTGTTTCAGTGTGCTTCCTAGTCATATTACTCCACCATCAGGACTAACAACGTTTATGGCATGAAATCCATTTGAGACTGATTTAAGTAGTAGACTGCATTTATCTATAATTAGTCCGACTGTGTTTAGTAAGGTAATCctttaaaatattttgtaacTTGCCGAAATGTAAAATAGAGTTTTAATTTGTTGGATAAtgctattttttaaattaatattttcttacGATATTGTTCACGCAGGTTTCAAATTCGTCCCAGCAGTCTCCAGATTTTGCATGGTGCGTGGATGAACTGGCCATGATACAGCCAGCAAGTATAGAAGAATTTCCTGAGCAACAGGTACACTGTATCGATCAAGAAACTGAAGTAAAAGCTCAAGCAGCTATCGATCGATTTTTTAAGGAGAATAAAATCATTCCAAGCCCATGGGAAGTAAAGAAGAAAGACAGTAgaatgaaaattaaaacagACACTCCAACTAGAGCATCTAGTAACATGAATGCAGTATCTTCCAAATTGAAGAAAGATggtaattactataaattttgcACATCGCATTCCGATTgcttaaattttatattttctcaGGATGGAGTCAAACACTATTATCGTTGCCGCCTGATTTACCATCGCACGTTGAAGAAGTTTTAAAACCTTATTTGACATTCACTCAAGTAAACAAAAAGATTGCAATCAGAgtgatttaaatataataaattttttgctgatttttttctatttttcaggAACAGAATCTTGAGAGTGATGACTCGAACTCGAGCAATAACTCCTTGAGAAGAAAGTTATTCTGCAACCACGATGAATATTTGGATAAAGAGGAAAACTTTTCTGAATCTGTGTCATCTGTGAAATTGAATGGATCTCTTATATTGTCTTCCAGTCATCCACAAAGTGGCATGCTAGCAGATGGAGTTCCATTCAAAGTAACTTGAAATTCTTATTATTAATGGATCTCTTAATTTTGGGTAGACTTCAATAAAATTTACTTCCAGCCATCACAAGATTCAGAAAATCGTTTCGATACATCTGAAATTGTTCTTGATAATTTATCTTCTCCGAACATATCTCCAATACATAAAAGAGCAAATAACATGTCTTGCGAAAGTATACAATTTCGAAATCGTTCAGTTGTCCGATTAGACTTTGTCACAGAAATGAGCGTGGATCAATCCAGCGAGGAAGATAACGAATACTCAAATGATAATTCTTCAGGTATTCCCTACAACattattttcattaaatttGTACATgcttttatttgtatatttttatataatacatttGAACATAATATTTATGTTTTCTCGACCTTTTAGATGTGTCCTTTGACAACGTTATGACACCAGTGGCAGAATACGAAATTCATAAGTTCCTAAATTTCGACAATAACTCCGAGCATGCTCAAATTAATAACTCGCCCGGGACGAAAATTGTCGCGAAAAATTCGACTTATATCGAAAAGAACTTTGAGACTGAGGACGTAGAACTTCCTTCGAAAGATCGAAACGATATTTACACATTTACTAAATTAGGCATGTCTGACCAACAAAGTGTTTCAAACTCTGTACAAGACACCGGTTATCAGACTTATAGTATGAATAGTGCAACGAATATAACTGGCAGCTGTAACAATACTCCAGTGAAGCAAAAGATTTGTTACAGTGAACGACTTTTATTGACGGACGACGTCCAACAGACTAACTGGAAAGAGAACATGAAAAATGTATTCTGTTCTACACCCTCAAGATCAAGTAagaaaaatcatatattttaaataatttttacgtaTTAAGTAAGCAATTTAAAAGTGAATTATGTCTTCGGAATATGTATAAGATTAAGCTAAGATActtagaaaaaaaattaatttaatacttTTACACTAACAAATCGTGTAAAGGTAATAGTACAATTGTTTCAAGAATCACTTTATTATTTGTTCCTGATATTTACAGTCTTACATTACTATCTTGCTCTTATGTTTTGTTTTTTGGTTAAAATTTATAGCAagtaaattgtaatatataataaataagtgTAAATGGGAACGATACGAGATTATCTCTATCTATTCACTGCCGTGTGTGTAGTTCGCAATATATCCtcagtaaagtattattaaaaaagaagTACATAtgcaaaaaatatattatattttttgtaaTAGAATGTACTATAATAAGCCATTAGAAAGGCAATGTGTTAAGATATTTGTACAATGTAATCAAACGTCCGTattaaatatactattataataatgttaaaAAAACTTTTTACATCGTCAACCGCATCATTTGAATCTCGTTGAACGAAGAAAGACGCGCCAATTTCAAATTCGTATTTTCCAAACGAATTCAATTGTTCTCTGGAGCGGACCTCAAACAAGCCTGCGCAACGATCAATTTCATCATCAAAATTAAAGTGTCTACCGGACTATCTCACGAAACCACTTTCCTGTCTTTTCCAAGCATCGAACAGGAATCATTCTGCCACAATGAACCGACACTGCGTTTCCGACAaacatgaaaaattgtacatctTGGAAGCTTTCGTAAGCCACGTCAGTTTATACCCTGAGAAACTGCACGGAATCGATGCGTCCAGCCTGGGCGTTGATATGCAATTTCCAGACATGCCATTGTTTCGAATCTTTCAAACGTCTTTTACGCTAACCAAACCGGACAGAAATAAGGAGTCGGTGCGCGAAGCCAAGTTCCGTAATGTCTTTTTCAACGCCGGCAAAGTATATATATTCACCAGAGCTCCCGGAGAATTGGTAGAGAAACTACGTACAAGACCTATATTATTAGATGTTTACAAGATAAAGGAAATATTGCTGTGTCCCGAGGAAGTGAAGAAACTCCCTCTCGGTAGAACAAAGATCCCCATGTCGGGATGTCTTTGCGACTACGTAACGATGACGAGCAACGACCACAAGCATCTGCCTAAATCGTACCAAATAGATAACACATTTGgcctcgtcgacgacgacgacgagaaaCCGTCCGGCTatataaacatatttttgagaCTAACTTGCTTCGGCACGTACACGACCAACGCGTTTTCGATCTTCGAGCAGAAGATGCTTTTCAAGAATCTCGGCTCGTTCAATGAATTTCTGTGTACAAAAGTACCGTACGAAGACGAGGACGACAGAAGAGCGGCAGAGGCGAGCTCCAGATTCTGTTCACCTTGCAAAGAATTCGAACAAAGCGAGTTGGATACACCGCCGAGACCCATTAATATAGCAGGCCTCGTCTTCGTGGCTCACATCAGAAGAAAAGCAACTAATCATCTCAGAAAATCATGGTACGCCGACAAGTGGACACTTTGGGGAAACAAGGACACTTTGAAGAATCAAAATGAACTACTATTGGAGAGGAATGGACGAGGATGTAAGGCGATACATTACGACCTGCGACGTGTGTCAACGCAACAAAACACAACGTACGCCATTCGCACACTCCGCCATTATTACAGATACACCACTACAACCTAATGACAAAATCGCTATGGATATATTCGGACCACTGCCAGTCACACGGAGAAACAACCGACATATCCTCAGCATCCAGGATCAGCTCACGAAATACCTCATACTCGTTCCCCTCACCGCGACCAGAGCAGAAGACATGGTCAACGGTTTACTCGAAAACTATGTATACACATTTTCAACACCAAAAGCTATACTCACCGATCAAGGTGCAAACTTTATCGGCCAGGTAATGCAAGAGTTTGAGGAGAATCTCGGGATACAACATATCCAGACAACCTCTTGGCACTCACAGAGCAACGGATCGCTTGAACGAGCTCATGCAGTGATTCAAGATCTTCTAAAAACAGCCACAGCGGAGCACACAGAACTCGAATGGGACGAAGTTGTAAAGCCCATCACACTCGCCTACAACACTAGTGTCCACGAATCTACCGGACGGACACCTTTCGAACTGACGTTTGGACGAACGGCTAACGTACCATCAGCAGTTAGATCCACTCCAGGCACAACCTATGAAACCTTGGTAACCAAATGGAGGAAACGACACCACCAGTTGATTCAGGCCGCAAGAGAAAGATTAGAGGAGAGCAAGAGACGCAGTAAAGAACGTCATGATTCCAAGCGTGTACGTACACACCCGGTATACCGCCAGGGAGATCAAGTGCTGATC
Proteins encoded:
- the LOC143261238 gene encoding uncharacterized protein LOC143261238, whose translation is MIQPASIEEFPEQQVHCIDQETEVKAQAAIDRFFKENKIIPSPWEVKKKDSRMKIKTDTPTRASSNMNAVSSKLKKDGWSQTLLSLPPDLPSHVEEVLKPYLTFTQEQNLESDDSNSSNNSLRRKLFCNHDEYLDKEENFSESVSSVKLNGSLILSSSHPQSGMLADGVPFKPSQDSENRFDTSEIVLDNLSSPNISPIHKRANNMSCESIQFRNRSVVRLDFVTEMSVDQSSEEDNEYSNDNSSDVSFDNVMTPVAEYEIHKFLNFDNNSEHAQINNSPGTKIVAKNSTYIEKNFETEDVELPSKDRNDIYTFTKLGMSDQQSVSNSVQDTGYQTYSMNSATNITGSCNNTPVKQKICYSERLLLTDDVQQTNWKENMKNVFCSTPSRSSKKNHIF